AGCTCTATTATCCACCAGAATCTCAAGAATTTTACGAAGCTCCGGCTTTTGATACCGATCTTTATTTGCCTCATAGAACTTCACCATATCTTCTTCTGAGATTCGGATGGTATCCAGTATGCTTTGTTGATACAACTTAGCTAAAAGATTCGCCTTCCACATTTCTGTTTGTTTTTTTACGTAATCTGTATTTTGCAGCCCCATCTTATAGCCTTCTTCAATAACAGTTTCAATAATAACCATTTTCCGGATCACCTCTGGAAAAGCACGTTTAAATTCATCCGCCGATTGATAATTCAATAAATAGGGCCCAAGTGAAAGTTTTTCCCAGAACTCACCAATAGTCCAGATATCCCCATTATCAAAATGGATAAACGGTTTATCAAAAAACTTCTCCAGATCGTTAATCACATTGCCCAGTTCCATATTAATCATTTCTGGTGATTGCAACGGATGCTCTTTCCGGAACGGTATTACGTTGATCAATTTATTTAAAACAAACTCATACTGATCTCTTTTAATTGTAAATTTTTTGTTGCGCATTAAATTGCCGATAACCGAATCAAAAACTTTCATCTCTTTTCGCGCTTTCACACGCTTTTTTATGGAAGGCTTCCAGTAATTGTAATCATGTTTTGAAAATATTGGATGCGGTACCACCTTTTTAAGCTTAAATACATAATATTTGCCATCAACATTTATGGGATTGCTAACCTCTCCGATTTTGAGACTATATATTTCTTCTTCAACGGGCTCCCATGTTTCTGCGTATTCGATGGTCTTGGTTTTTAATGGAAGATTAAGCTCTTTTAACTCGTCTGCGTCCGAATTACTTTTAAGCTTCTGTTTGGCCAGGGCCGCCGATGTGGAGTCAGATAGAACCAGATAATCTACAACCCTTTTTTCGATAAAACGAGGGTATGCTTTCTTTAATTCACTCTCAGAAATTTTAATTTTGCTGCGAATTTCTTGTTCCATCCACCTTTCATATACTGCTTCTTTTTCAAACTCATGGATCATTTTGGCAACGCGATCCATTGTATCCAGCTTGTTTTTAACGGCCTCCATCGCCAATATTCGTTCTGCCACAAGAGCAGCAGCTAATTGTTTCTTTAGCACGGAATCTGGTAAAAATTGATTGGGATGGGGTACAAAATTCAAACGATTTTCAAATTCTGTTAGGGGGATTTTTGAATGCTCAATTTTTATTACACTATCTTTTTCTCTGCTACAATTATTTAGAATAATCATCAATAAAATCAATAGAAATATATAGCGAGGTCTCATTATTCAACCAATTTAATTTATTCTGGATTAAATTACTTTTCTAAATAATAGCTGCCGTTCTTATCCGGCAAAATTAATTTTGGACTAATCTTAATGTGCTCAACCGGCAAATCAGGATTTTTTATTCTTTTCATCAAAATTTCCACAGCCTTTTTCCCGAGTTGTTCATTGAATTGTTCAACGGTGGGATAGATCGGTCTTTCAAAACTGTTCGCATATCCAAAAATCTGTAAATTATCTGGCAAATGTTTCCCTTCCTTAAGAAGGATATCATCCAGTTCTAACAGCATTTCATCATGATTAAAACAAACGCCAATGGGTGCTTTTTTTTCGCCCAGGGCATCAAGCCTGTTTATAAATTCATCAAGCGATATTACCGTTCCAGAATTGTCGCCGTAGAAGGTTTCCATGGCCTTTTTATAGCCCTTAATTTTTTCGGCCGTTGAAGTAATTTCCAGAAAAACGGTATCCGGGTAGACAAATAGTATGTCTTCACATAAGCGATTATACTTTAAATAGGCGCAAACTTTGAACATGCCCTCTTCATTATTCACAACAACATAGTCGGTTTCAAGTTCAGGGATATAACGATCCACCAGAACAAAGGGTACTCTTTTTTCTTTTAATTCGATGATATGGGAATAATCTCTGCGGTATTGATCTTCCAGAAAGATGACCAGACCATCGACATGATTCTGAAGTAAATTGGAAATGGATTCCTTTTCTTTTTCATGGCTCATGTTCGAAATGGAGATGATCAACCCTATGTCAGATTTTTCAACAATCTCCTTAACCCCGAATAAAATGCCCATCAAAATCTTGTACTGATGAAAATCTCTTGGAAGAATAAGCGCGATCTGTAGATTCTCTCTATTCCCATTAATACGATTGACAAAGATACCTTTTCCCTGTCGTTTCGTAATTATTCCGTCCTTCTCCATTTCATTCAAGGTTCGATTTACCGTCGTATAGCTGTAGCCCATATCGCGCATAATTTCTCTGACAGTGGGCAGTTGATCATCCCTTTTCAGGTTATTCTCTTTAATATATTCGATTAATTTTCGTCTTAATTCTTCGTATTTTTTTAATGTATTCATACTTTCTCAATTAGTTCGTTCAGTTCATGTCAAAACATTTTGTAATATTAACATATTTTTTTTCATTTTTCAACATATATTTGCAGTGTATGTATCTCAAACGGTTTAAAATTTAAATTTATTTCGTTATTGTTTTTTAATTCCAGTTTTTTCTGTACTTCTTCTAACATATTCGTTAAATAAACTTCTTTGATCTTGAAGCCAAACGAAATCGTAGCCGTATTTTGCATTCCATAAGCTTCGTACAAGCGAACAATAATGGCGTTGTTATCTTCAGCCTTTTTTATTGTTTCGACGATAACATTTTCTACATTTAATTGAACAAATGACATGGACGGCGGGAGCACGCCCGAATGCTTTTCGATTTTCAAAAATTTTACCGGCATATTTAATTCGTAACCAGCCTGGATGACGCCGCCGGCAATAAAATCACCGGGGTGAGGTAATAAAGAATATGTAAATTCATGCCTGGTTCTATCTGCTTCCGGATCAGGATATTGCGGACTTCGAATTAAATTTAAATCCAGAATATTATCAAATACTTTATGCCCATATTTGGAATTATTGAGCAGAGCCACACCATAATCTTTTTGTGACAGATCAACCCACTTATGAGCGGAAATTTCAAATTTTGCAACTTCCCACGAGGTATTTTGGTGCGTTGGCCGTTTGATATAGCCAAACTGGATTTCACTGGTTGATTCCTGTGTATGAATGGTCACAGGGAAAGAGGTTCTCAACATTTTATTGCTTTCTTGCCAATCCACTTCCGTAATAAAATCTATTCTGTTGCTCCCCGCAGTAAGAACAATTGTTTGCGTCATACTTGAGTTTTTATATTTTCTTCTTTGAACAAGCACAGCCCTGGGGCCGTCTACATAAGCCTGCGCATCTTCCAGAATAAATTGTCCCATTTCCCTTTTGTGATAATCTTTAAAAAAATCCCAGGCATCGCCATCATCATAATAAATTTTTAAAACGTTTCCTTTTTCTCCCCCGGGAATTATTTCGCGATTTTCATCTTTGTCGAAAATGGAAATAATGCTTCCATCATCTGCAAATCGGACTCGCAAACAATCATTTTCAAGAAGCTCTTTACGGGCGGTTAAACCAGGAACCTCAGGGATGTCGTCTTTCCCTTCGATGACGGTATAGCCAATGGAAGGTAACTGCGTTCGATACCACTTATCCTGCACCTTAAGCCATACCTTCCTTTCCCATGAAAGTGAATTGTACACGTAAATTGGTTGCTCAAAATTCGATGAATCACAAACCGAAGCCACCGATTTTATCACATCATCCGTCATCTCTTGAGCTTGGCTTAACATTTTTTCATAGCGAGGTAATGATTCTGAGTAAACTCTGGTAATCGACGATCCGGGTAAAATATCATGAAACTGATAAAGAAGAACTTCTTTCCAGATTTTTTCAATTTTTTCCTGAGGATAAGTAAGTCCCGTAAAATTTTTGGCAAACACAGCTCCCATTTCCAGTTCGCGTAAAGCAATTTCCATAACGCGGTTGAAGCGTTTGCTGCTGCCCTGAGTAGTGTAGGTTCCTTGATGAACTCCCAGATACAATTCTCCGCTCCAGGAAGCATAATCATTTCTGTTTTCTTCAATTCGTTCTAAAAACCTGGAAACAGGCTCCTGAACAACTGGCGCCATTCCTTCTAAGTTTTTTTCCCGCGCCAGGCGTTCCAGATGTTCCATGCCTGGTCCGCCGCCCCCATCGCCGATGCCATAAACCAGTAAACAATTTTCGGAAACACCTTTGTCTAAAAATTGCCGTTCGGTTTTTAACACAGCATGAGGAGCGGCAGAGCTGTTATAGGTTCCTTCCGGCGGCATGTGCACCAATACTTCAGAACCGTCGAGTCCTTTCCATTTAAATGTGTGATGGGGATAGGTATTAAATCGATCCCAGGAAAGCTTGATTGTTAAAAAATATTCGACTCCGCATTTTTTCATTATTTGCGGCAACGCTGCGGTGTATCCAAAGGTATCAGGCAAAAACAGGTTTTTAATATCTTTACCGAACTCTTTTTGAAAGAAACGCTTTCCATAAAGAAATTGACGAACTAATGATTCTCCTCCGACTAAATTGGTATCCGACTCGACCCACATGGCCCCTAACGGTTCCCACCGCCCCTGTTTAATTTTCTCTTTTATTCTGGCATATAATGAAGGATAATACTCTTTCATCCACTCATAAAGTTGCGGCTGGCTGGCGCCAAAAATAAACTCGGGATACATATCCATCATCTTAAGAACAG
This sequence is a window from Caldithrix abyssi DSM 13497. Protein-coding genes within it:
- a CDS encoding peptidylprolyl isomerase, with translation MRPRYIFLLILLMIILNNCSREKDSVIKIEHSKIPLTEFENRLNFVPHPNQFLPDSVLKKQLAAALVAERILAMEAVKNKLDTMDRVAKMIHEFEKEAVYERWMEQEIRSKIKISESELKKAYPRFIEKRVVDYLVLSDSTSAALAKQKLKSNSDADELKELNLPLKTKTIEYAETWEPVEEEIYSLKIGEVSNPINVDGKYYVFKLKKVVPHPIFSKHDYNYWKPSIKKRVKARKEMKVFDSVIGNLMRNKKFTIKRDQYEFVLNKLINVIPFRKEHPLQSPEMINMELGNVINDLEKFFDKPFIHFDNGDIWTIGEFWEKLSLGPYLLNYQSADEFKRAFPEVIRKMVIIETVIEEGYKMGLQNTDYVKKQTEMWKANLLAKLYQQSILDTIRISEEDMVKFYEANKDRYQKPELRKILEILVDNRALAERLIKRINAGQDMAALAQKYSIRQIAKKNLEQGFYITRNSWGKIGKIAFSLSPGELFGPLKLDENRYSIIKLIEIKKAGTIPFKEMRERVRTDLLLQKAKQVYTQVLCDRIKQYDIEVNFEALNRIKVLKGNMLVLKSHFPVRSAVPATSYWGITDRWYQQFNHVIWKIENH
- a CDS encoding GntR family transcriptional regulator encodes the protein MNTLKKYEELRRKLIEYIKENNLKRDDQLPTVREIMRDMGYSYTTVNRTLNEMEKDGIITKRQGKGIFVNRINGNRENLQIALILPRDFHQYKILMGILFGVKEIVEKSDIGLIISISNMSHEKEKESISNLLQNHVDGLVIFLEDQYRRDYSHIIELKEKRVPFVLVDRYIPELETDYVVVNNEEGMFKVCAYLKYNRLCEDILFVYPDTVFLEITSTAEKIKGYKKAMETFYGDNSGTVISLDEFINRLDALGEKKAPIGVCFNHDEMLLELDDILLKEGKHLPDNLQIFGYANSFERPIYPTVEQFNEQLGKKAVEILMKRIKNPDLPVEHIKISPKLILPDKNGSYYLEK
- a CDS encoding alpha-mannosidase, which encodes MALYDLKDLNAILARGLKQIEKNIYTSIADLTIKAWITREPVSFENRKSGEERTLKIGDKWGSLFDCAWFLLEGKVPESAKGKNVVLLIDLNGEAMVVDSDGNPVLGLTSGSSVFDTTLGKPVKQVVPFKNPARGGETIALWLDVGNNDLFGNLQNGGKISRANIAICNDEMRSFYYDFHVLFDLMSQLPKDSARYHRIANSLYNALLILKEYTEEEAAEARRILAPELAKKNGDYSLLVSAIGHAHLDLAWLWPIRETIRKGARTFSTVLKMMDMYPEFIFGASQPQLYEWMKEYYPSLYARIKEKIKQGRWEPLGAMWVESDTNLVGGESLVRQFLYGKRFFQKEFGKDIKNLFLPDTFGYTAALPQIMKKCGVEYFLTIKLSWDRFNTYPHHTFKWKGLDGSEVLVHMPPEGTYNSSAAPHAVLKTERQFLDKGVSENCLLVYGIGDGGGGPGMEHLERLAREKNLEGMAPVVQEPVSRFLERIEENRNDYASWSGELYLGVHQGTYTTQGSSKRFNRVMEIALRELEMGAVFAKNFTGLTYPQEKIEKIWKEVLLYQFHDILPGSSITRVYSESLPRYEKMLSQAQEMTDDVIKSVASVCDSSNFEQPIYVYNSLSWERKVWLKVQDKWYRTQLPSIGYTVIEGKDDIPEVPGLTARKELLENDCLRVRFADDGSIISIFDKDENREIIPGGEKGNVLKIYYDDGDAWDFFKDYHKREMGQFILEDAQAYVDGPRAVLVQRRKYKNSSMTQTIVLTAGSNRIDFITEVDWQESNKMLRTSFPVTIHTQESTSEIQFGYIKRPTHQNTSWEVAKFEISAHKWVDLSQKDYGVALLNNSKYGHKVFDNILDLNLIRSPQYPDPEADRTRHEFTYSLLPHPGDFIAGGVIQAGYELNMPVKFLKIEKHSGVLPPSMSFVQLNVENVIVETIKKAEDNNAIIVRLYEAYGMQNTATISFGFKIKEVYLTNMLEEVQKKLELKNNNEINLNFKPFEIHTLQIYVEK